Part of the Haloarchaeobius litoreus genome is shown below.
ACCGTCCGGGAGATCCTCGACACAGCCGTGATGCGCGGGGTCATCGAGCGCGAGGACGGCGTGGTTCTGACGACGAGCAGCGGCGGCTACGTGAGCCAGTCGGGCGACGTGGTCCGGCGAGAGGGCGACTTCGAGTGCCGACGCTGTGGGGCGTCCATCTCGACGGGGCACTTCATCGAACTGGAGTCGGGCGAGCTCGGGCCGTTCGGACCGGAGTGTGTCCGGAAGGTCACCGGCCGGGACTGAGCTTCTGCCCGGGAGAACCATCGACCGCGACGACTCAGCGGCCGCGGCTGAGTTCGTCGACGAGCTGCTGGAGGAGGTCGTGCTGACGCTTGAGGAGTTCGTTCTGGTGCTCGACCTGGGATTCGAGCGCCTCGATTCGTTCGAGCAGTTCCTCGTCGCCGGCCGAGGTTGCGGGCTGGAACCCGGCC
Proteins encoded:
- a CDS encoding DUF5830 family protein, giving the protein MAHERVELGVELLSKLEDDELALAEAMDRIETVTRDPATVREILDTAVMRGVIEREDGVVLTTSSGGYVSQSGDVVRREGDFECRRCGASISTGHFIELESGELGPFGPECVRKVTGRD